CTATGCGAGCACCTCATCCACCTGAACCTCAAACCCCGCTAAGACTGACGACCGCGCTCTTTCTCCAGGGCCAAAGCGCCCAACCAGACGATAACTACCTTGCACCATGGCGAACACCTCGATCATCCCGCCTTCCCGATCCACGATCCAATATTCGGCGACGCTAAATTGCTCATACAGCGCCTTTTTCTCAATGTGATCTCGTCGCCACGTCCCCGGCGAGACGACTTCAACGATCAGATCTGGCGCTCCGTGAATCTGGTCCTGAATAATCGCTTGTCTGGCATGTGAGACATAGACGATATCGGGTTGCACGACCCTCCGTGGTGTCAGGACGACATCCAAAGGCGCAAGTAAGACTTCACCCAATTGATGCATGGACACAAATTGAGCCAGCAGGCGAGCCACGCGGAAAGAGACTCTCTGATGTTGTGCGACCGGTGAAGGCGTCATGACGAGATCTCCTTCCCATAGCTCGGTCGGCTGATTCGTCTCAGTCTTCTCGGCGAGCAGTTCGTTGTACGTCCACACCCGCTTCCTCTCGGCAGCCTTTGTCGCCATTCCGGTCACCTCCTCCGCCACTCACCAACCCCCATCCTGCGAGAGCATGCTTGGGCGAACCCACCAAACGTAGGTGGGGTTACTCATAGCCTACCTTTACCACAGAGAGGTGACGGCCGTCAAGCATGACGCCGCGCACCCCAACGTCAACGACACACGTTCTTCCACACCCGGATACTCTCCCGTTAGGAGCCACAGTAAGACCGCGCTGATTACGGAAATTACCGGGCAAGACGGCTCCTACCTGACTGAACTGCTGCTCGCGAAGGGCTACACGGTCCACGGGTTGATCCGACGGGCCAGCACCTTCCATGCGCAGCGGCTCGGGCATCTGTGTCAGGACCCGTGCTATCGCCGCCCGACTGAGGTCCCGTTCCTGCAGACCGATCCCTCCGAGGCCAAGCGACGCCTCGGAGGGGGGCCCAGGGTCACG
This genomic stretch from Candidatus Methylomirabilis sp. harbors:
- a CDS encoding Uma2 family endonuclease yields the protein MATKAAERKRVWTYNELLAEKTETNQPTELWEGDLVMTPSPVAQHQRVSFRVARLLAQFVSMHQLGEVLLAPLDVVLTPRRVVQPDIVYVSHARQAIIQDQIHGAPDLIVEVVSPGTWRRDHIEKKALYEQFSVAEYWIVDREGGMIEVFAMVQGSYRLVGRFGPGERARSSVLAGFEVQVDEVLA